The nucleotide sequence GCCGCGACGTGTGAGATTTTGGCCGGCTTGTTTCTCGATCTGGATTTGCCGGTTGATGCTGCGACGGCCAAGGCGCTTTACGCCGGCATCGTGACCGATACGGGACAGTTCCGTTTCGCGTCGACGACAGGCAACACGTTTCGCCTTGTTTCGGAATTGGTGTCGCGGGGAGCCGATCCGGTGGAAGCCGGTTTCGAACTCTACGAACGTGAGCCCCTGGGCAAGATGCAGCTGTTGCAGCATTTCCTGGCGTCGTTTGAGATGCACGCCGACGGACGAATCTGTATCGGCACGATCGCTCGTGGCGTCTTCGACCAAACGGGCACGAGTCCCGAGGATACGGAAGGTCTGGTCGACTATGCCCGCGCCATCGACGGCGTGGAAATAGGCTGCTTGATCGAGGAAAAAGAGGATGGGGCCAAGGCCAGTCTTCGCGCCAATGATCCCGTGTTTCGCGTCGATCAAGTGGCGTCGCAGTTTAATGGTGGCGGACACGCCTGTGCCGCCGGATTGAATTTTACGGGTCTCACCACGGCCGAGTTTCGGCAACGACTGGTGCAGGCTTTGATCACGCGCTTGCACGAAGTCGACGCGAGCAAACGAAACTAAGTTATGTTGGGAGCGAAAAAGGATTTTGAGGGTGTCCTCCTGGTGGACAAGCCCACGGAACACACGTCGCACGACGTCGTGGCTCGCTTGCGAGGCAAGCTGAAGATGAAGCGTATCGGCCATGCGGGCACGCTGGACCCATCCGCCACCGGGCTGCTGGTGATGCTCGTGGGCAAGGCGACCCGGATGTCCCAATACCTCATGAGCGCCGAGAAGGAATACACCGGCACCATCACGCTCGGACAAGTGACCAACACGCAGGACGCGGATGGCGAGGTGCTGGAAACGCGCCCCGTGCCCGAGCTTTCCGAAGCGGAAATTCTGGCCGCGATGCAGTCTTTCAAGGGCGATCAGTATCAGACGCCACCGATGTTCTCCGCCATCAAGATCGATGGTGTGCCGCTCTACAAATCCGCCCGCAAGGGCGAGGACATTGAACGCGAGCCGCGCTTCATTCGGGTCATGCAATACGAGTTGAAACGGTGGGAATCTCCGGAAGTCGACTTCCTCGTGCGTTCGAGCAAAGGCACCTATGTGCGCACGCTGGCGCATGATTTGGGCCAGAAGCTGGGCTGCGGCGGCCACTTGAAATCACTGCGGCGCACGGCCTCGGGGGATTTGCGAGTGGAACAATCAACCACGTTGGAAGACTTGCTGGCCATGCCCCTGACTGAGTTGGAAAAACGTCTGCTCCCGGTGCATCAAGTCGCGCCGCGCATTGCGTTGTGAAAATCTCGCCGCACATCGCCGGATTGGCCGCAGCGTCGGAGCTGCCGGCCCGACCATTGCATTTGGCCATCGGGATGTTTGATGGCGTGCACCTCGGTCATCGTGCGGTGGTGGAGGCGGCGGTGATCTCGGCCCGACGGGCGGGCGGACTGGCGGCGGCGTTGACCTTCGATCCGCATCCCAGTCGGCTGCTGCGTCCCGACAAAGCAGTGCCGCTGTTGTTGCCGGCGCGGGAAAAGGCGCGACGACTCGTGGCCACCGGTCTGGATACCGTGATCACGCAGCCGTTCACCGCGGAATTTGCGGCGGTGCCGGCCGATCAATTTGTGCCGACCTTGCTCAATGCACTGCCGCAGCTGAAAGCGATCTATGTGGGCGAAAACTGGCGGTTTGGCCGGGGCCGTTCAGGAGACGTGCCGCAGTTGAACGCGGCGGCCAAAGCCCATGGCTTGCGGGTTTATTCGGCGCCCCGGGTCAATCTCGATGGGGAACCGATCAGCAGCACCCGCATTCGCGCGGCATTGGGGGCGGGGGACATGGACACGGTGAATGCCTTGCTCGGATACACCTACGGTTGCGAAGGCACGGTGACCCCGGGGAAACGGCTCGGTCGTTCGCTGGGGTTTCCCACGTTGAACCTGCCGTGGGCGCCGGAATGTGCGCCGCGCCTGGGGGTTTACGCCGTGCGTGCGGGCTCCGCGACAAATCCGGGGAAAATGTGGAACGGGGTGGCGAATTTCGGGCTTCGACCGACGGTGGCCGATCCGGCGACGGCGCAGCCCTTGTTGGAGGTGCACCTCTTCGAGACCCCACCATTTGATGTCGGAGATGAGCTGCAAGTGGAGTGGTGTGCGTTCCTGCGGGCAGAGCAACGCTTTACCGGAGTCGATGCATTGCGCGAGCAGATCGGACGGGATCGCGATTCGGCTCGGGAATATTTCGCCTGAACGGCGATTCGTTTCGTTCGTTTCTTATTATACCGTAATGGGTAACGAAACCGAATGGTGGACCCTACAGAACTCGAATCTGTAGGTGAAAAAGCGCAAGAGTGTTCGGTAACAGTGGAATGCGAAGGTGCGGTTAAGCACTACGCACACATAGACACACAAATAGCTCGGGGAATTGGCGCTTTATTGGCGATCCACCGGGCGGAAAGGCGCACGTCATGAGCACGTATGAAGCGGGGGCATTGAAGTGTCCCGAAATCGTGAAGCAGGCGAGGGAACTAGCGGCGAACTTGCGTTCCCTTGCAGATGCGACGGAACGCGGCGAATTCCCTGCCGTGGTCAACGGACTGCATCTCGGGTCTAGGTCGGCCCGCGTTCTCCTCGGAAAGGCGCTGGAATGGCGTCGGCAAGACAATCTCCGGCACGGTCGGATCAACTCAAACCCGCAACTGGGCGGACCCATCACGGAGCTACCTAGGATCAATACGGTGGTTTTGGCGGGGGGCGCCCCCCGCGTAGGGGTCGCCGAAGGCGAAAGCATAGCGTCATGAAGGTGCTGCGTAGACTTCGCCTCTGGTTCCTCTGCATGTGGCACGGTCACGAATGGGACTTCCTTGACGCTGACATCCGGCAAACGACGTGCCAGTGCATGCGCTGCGGTCAGCTTCGAATCATCCGCCACGATACAAGGAAAGGGGGCGTGCTGTGGTAGAACTCATGCCCTTCACTACTCCGAACTTTTGGACGGAGCGCAACGCGGCCGCGAAGCGTCGCCAAATGAAAAAACGAGGGATGCCAGATCTTGACGGAGGTCGATTCATTACCCTGACGGTCAACCGTGAACTTGCACCAAAGGAGGGCGACCACTGGCGACTCCTCGAACCGCAAGAGGCCTATGCACTCGGGAAGGATCGGCTCCGGCGTTTTATCACCCGATTGAGAAAGCGGTATAAAATCCGGCGTTGGTTTTGGAAGATGGAGCTTCATCAACCCGACAACAACGGGCTCGTTTACGCTCACTGGCATTTTTGGTTCGATTACGGGGGTCATATTCCCGGTGAGGAAATCACCAAAGCCTGGGGGCTGGGCCGGACTGACATTCGACGCGTAAGGCGTAAGGAATGGACCTACCTATTTAAATACATGTGCAAGCAAGCCGGGGACTTACCCGACTGGCTCACAACCATGAGACGTGTTCGATTATTTCAAACGTCCATGGGATTCTTTGCGGGCAACGACGAGGCACCGCCACCGGACACGCCGTCCCCCCGGCAGATCGATGAAATCGGCGAAACAGAAAACAATTGTGCCCAGAAAATGGATACGATTGGGGAGAGAATCGTCCGGTGGACGAGGTGTGTCGTTGCCCGCACCACTTCCTCAAATGGCTGTGTGAAGCATAAGCTTCTGGTCATGCAAACTGAACGCTGGGGAGACCTCTTAGCGGCGTTTGCGGAGCTCCGATTTCGTTGCGGTATCTCGCAAGAGGACTGCGAAATCAAAACCCAAAAGATAACGACAACATGGCTAACACAGCTCCCCCCTTGCCTGCAGGGGTATACGTAATAGGCAAAGCGATCGGAGACTTTGAACTCCGAACATTCCAAACCAAGACCGGACGCACGATTCAGATTGTTGAAGGTCAGGTTTTGGCAGGAAAACAATTCGTGAAGGTGGAACAAACCCTCGATCCGGGGGAAAAGCCCATTCTTCTCCAGGACAACGACGAGGTGGTTGCGCCAGTCGTTCCTCACTACTCAGCCGACGGACTTCTGAAGGTCCAAGTGAAGCTGAAACGGCCCAATGTTGGCGGTTGAACAAAAGAAACAGGCCGCACGGCGCGCGACTGCGCGCCGTGCGGCCTACCCTTGTTGAAAGATAAATTAACTGACTTAAAAAATGAGAGAAGAATTACCAAGTTACTTGCGGAAGAGGGTGGGAGTAGGAGGTTTGAGCCTTGAGCAGGCCGTGCACGAATGGCGCGAACGAAGGTTCGTTAAGAAGTCGTTTCGAGACTGGGTCGAAGAACGGCGAAACGAATTCGACGAGGGACTTCCTGAAGAGGCGTTCGGAGCGCTCATGGAAATGCTGACCCCGATGTTCCTGTTCCTGTCCATGGGTCACAACCAGATGGGCAAAGGAACGGACCTAGGCACCTACCACTATCGGGCGTGGGTATTGCTCTATTGCGTTCGTCCCGACCTCCTGCAGGGGCAAACGACCGTGGAAGCTGCGCAGATGTTTGGATGCTCCCGCGGATGCCTCACCAGAGTCATTGATCAATTTCGGATGCTTTATCCGGACATCATCGGGATTCGAAATGGATCAACTACCCAGTCTCAAATTGCCGAACGAAAGAAGAAACTGGCGGCCTAGAACTTGGGTAAGTAGCACTCCATATTGATACGAAAACAAGCCCGGGAGGATTTTCTTCTCTCCGGGCTTTTTGTGAAAAGTCGAGACCTGACGTGTTCAGTTTTCTCTAGCATTGACGCTGAGAAGTAAAAAGCGAAAGCCTACCTTCATGTCGTCCATTAATCGCCAGATCCACAGCATGTTCGCCAAACGAATTAAATTGAATGCGGTCTAGGTTTAAAACGATATTTGCGATGCTTTGATTTTGATCCGGAGACAATTTGACATTAATGTTGAGCTCAATGGGCTGCTCGAGAACTGATTTGCCATCGTCGTCCACAAGAGATAATCGAATCTTTTTGTCGCCTTCTTCCATTTTCTCAAACCGAAGCTTCAAAGCTACGCACCATCGAGGGTGAACGAACGGAGTTTGACCTGCAAATATGGTGTCGAAAATACCAACTACGTTTAGTTTTCCTCCGTAGTCGGCAGCGAAGTCGCAAATCGTAAACAGTTCTACTTTCATCGTGGTTCAATCTAGTGGGTTTTAGTATGCGGAACAGAAATCTCGATGATTCGACAGGACCACTTCTATAGCAATTAAATAAGTCTAATTGAGCGTGGAGGTGGGTGGCTTCGAAGCGATTGAGTCGAGATCGGATAGAAATTTCAAAATTCTGTTAGAAACCTGAAGTTATATCGTTTCAGAATACGTTATTCCAATTGGTGAGAACCGTCTGGAAATCTTAGGATACGCGCTTTGCGTTGGAGTTTCGGTTTCGTAAGGTGTGTTCTTCTTTCGTTACAGGAGGGCAACCGTCTGCGAACCATTTTCGGATCACGAGAGCTGCATATTCAGTAGGCGTCGCGCCTAGAGGTTTGCTGTAATTGCAGACTTCTTCTGCGATATGCTCCGGAAGGGATACGTTGAATCGTCGTTTTTCGGCCACGTGCAAATTAGTGCGAAAAAGTTCTGAAATTGCACTTGATCATTTCGGTATCAAAAGATACTGATTTGATCGTGATCGAATTCGTCTTCAGACCAACGAGATTGATTCTCGGGAAGCGGGTGGCTTCGCCGTATTGGTCAGGTCGATACAGTCTGGAGAAAGGGGAGGCGGCGCGGACGGTGGCGCTTCACACACCGGACAAGACCGTCGCTCAGCAACGTCTTCGGCAGATCATCGTTGAAAAGCAACGGGAGGCGGCGGGTATCATTGCACCGGCTGCCGTTCGGGAGGCTGCGGCCTCTCCAGTGTCTCAGCTCCTGGAGGCCTACGAATCCGATTTGACCGGGCGAGAACTCAACGGCCAGCACGTCCACGACACGCTTTTTCGTCTTCGTCGTATGATGCTTGAAATGCGCTGGAAGCGGGTCTCGGACATTCGCCCCGATGTGTTCGTGCGTTGGCGGGCAATGCTGGCCAATTCTGCCACGTCGAAGCGGGCTTATCAAATATCGGCGAATTCGTTCCTAAACTGGCTGGTCCGCACAGAGCAGATTGACCGGAACCCGCTGGCCAAACTCGGCTTGGTCGAAATCCGGGGCAAGGGCGTGCGCAATGCTCGGTCCTTCAGTCCCGATGAACTCGAGCGGCTTCTGTCCGTCGCTGAGCGTCGGCGCTTGGTGTATTTGACGCTGATCTATACCGGGCAACGTAAGTCCGAAGTGAAGGCGTTGATCTGGGGCGACCTTCATCTCGAGGGAAATCAACCCTACGCGCTCTTTCGCGAAGGCACGATGAAGGACAAAGAAAAGCGTCCGGTGCCGCTGCATCCGGCGTTAGCTGACGCGTTGCGCCGTATGCGTCAGGCGGGGGTCCTGTCCGACAAGCGGGTGTTTCATCAGGTGTTCCCTGATCTCAAGACGTTGAAGCGTGATCTCGAAAGGGCCGGAATTCCGCAAAAGGACTCGGTGGGTCGAGTGCTGCACTTCCACTCCTTCCGCAAGACGTTCCAAACGCTCGGCGTGCTGCACGGCATCAATCAACGATCCGCACAGGAAATTTTGGGGCACTCGGACGCAAATTTGACGGCGAAAGCTTACACCGATGTGCCGGCACTCGCGCTGCATAATGAAATCGGCAAATTGCCCTGGTTGGGAGAGTCCCGAAAACACTCACACATAGACGCACAAAAACCTAGGAAAAGGGCGGTTTCTCGTGTGCGAGAGCTGATTTTCGGTTTAATCGAACTTTCGCAAAATCTCGAATTAGAACCACTTGCGCAATCTCCCATGGTGGACCCTACAGAACTCGAATCTGTGACCTCTTCCATGTCAAGGAAGCGCTCTAACCAACTGAGCTAAGGGTCCGTCTCAATGAGAGTCGGAGAGTAAGCATAAGCGTTTGGCTGGTCGGCAAGAAAAAACCTCGAGGAAAATTGCGAAGAGGGTGGCGACGGACGGAAGTCGTTTTTCGAGGCGAAGCGACTTGAGTCCCGCGGGGGGAATCTGCTCACTGTCGCCGCCCTATGCTGCAGACCCTGACCATCCGCAACCTCGCCCTGCTGGAACAGGTGTCGCTCGACTTTGAAGCGGGCTTTTCAGTGGTCACGGGCGAAACCGGAGCGGGTAAAAGCATCCTGCTGGGAGCGCTGAGTTTGTTGGCCGGCGAGCGCGCGGATAAAACCATCATTCGGCAGGGCACCGATACCTGCGAGGTCGAGGCTTCGTTGTGGCTGAGCGAACCCGCGCCTCTGGATGACGTGTTGTCGGAACTGAATTTGCCTGTCTGCGATGATGGCGTATTGTTGTTGAAGCGGAGCCTGTCGCGCACGCGGGCTCCGAAGATTTCCGTCAACGGCAGTATGTGCACGCTGGGCAACCTCCAACGATTGGGCGAGATGTGGATCGATTTCCACGGCCCGAGTGAGCCCCGGCGTTTGCTGAAGACGGGATGCCAACTGGAGCTGTTGGACCTGTATGCGCAAAACAAGGACGCGCTGACGCAGTATGCCGCGAGTTATTCGAATTGGCGCGATGCGTTGGCGGAACGAGAGCGAGTGGCGCAGCAGGATCAGTTGTCGCCCGACCAAATTGATTTCTTAAGCGGTCAACTGCAACGTCTGGACGCACTCGAACTTACGGTCGAAGCGATCGAAACATTGGAGCGCGATTTTGGTCGAGTCAGTCGGGCGCAGGAACTCAGCGAACTCGCCCAAGGACTGGAGGCGGGCTTGAGCGGGGATGACGGCATCAGTTCGCAACTGGCACCGATGATGCGGTCGGCACGGGAACTTGCGGAGTTGGACGAGGACGGTAAAACTCTGGCCGAGCGTCTCAACGCCCTGAGTATTGAGATCGCGGATGTGGCGGGGGAATACGCCGCACTGGGTGGTCAATTTTCGTTTGAACCGGAGGAGATCGAATCCCTGCAGGAACGCATGAATGCGTGGCTGGAAGTGAAGCGGAAACACGGCGGCGATATCGAAGCGGTGGTGGCGGCGCGGGAAGCCCTGCGGTCTCAGCTCGACTCGCAGGGCGATATTGAGGGGACGCTCGCCAAGCTTGATCAGAAAATCGCATCGGCCGAAAAGATCGCGCGGAATCAGGCGACCGCCTTGCGCAAAGATCGAGCAAAGGCGGCGCAAGCCCTCTCCAAGGTGGCGGCGAAGGCCATCGCGCAACTCGGATTTAAAAAGGCGGAGTTCCGTATCGAAGTGAGCGCTTCGTTGGATCTCGGTCCCACCGGCGACAGCGACGTGACGTTCCTGTTTTCACCCAACGTCGGCGAGGAGGCTCTGCCGCTGAACCGCATCGCATCGAGTGGCGAGTTGGCCCGCGTGATGTTGGCCCTCAAGACCGTGTTGGCGGATCTCGATGCGGTGCCGGTGCTGGTGTTTGATGAAGTCGATGCCAACGTGGGCGGTGAAATCGGACGCGTCGTGGGCCAGCAAATGGCCGGAATCGGACGCAATCACCAAGTGCTTTGCGTCACCCATCTTCCCCAGGTCGCGGCCCAGGGCAGCGCCCACTTCGTGGTGGAAAAGGACCAATCCAAGCAGCGCGTCGAAGTATCCATCCAACCCATTCACGCCGATCGCACAATGCGCGTGGATGAGTTGGCCCGCATGCTCGGCGACCGCAACGCTCGGAGCGCGCGCGTCCACGCGGAGGAACTACTCGGTCAGGCGTAAACGCGCAATGCGGCGGCAGGCGGGTGGAATCCACACAACGATGATCTTATTTGGGTCATTGCGGATTCACCAAATGTTTTCAACATCACGCGTTTTATGAAACCCCGTCTTCCCCTCCTCCTTATTGCTCTCACCCTGGCTGTCTTTGGCGCGGCCTCCCTTTCGGCGGAAACGCTCAAGGTGCTCTATTTCACCAAGTCTTCCGGCTACGAACACAGTGTGGTCCGTCGGGGCTCGATGGGCGAACCGAGTCATTCGGAAAACGTCTTGAAGTCGTTGGCGGCTCAGCACGACATCGCGTTCACTTTCAGCAAAGACGGCAGCTTGTTTTCGGAAGACTACCTAAACCAGTTCGACGTGGTGTTTTTCTATACCAGCGGAAACTTGGAGATGGTGGGCTCGGATGGGAACCCGCCCATGAGCGCGGCGGGCAAGTTGGCGTTGTTGTCCTGGGTCGCCAATGGAGGCGGTTTTATGGCCACTCATGCGGGCGGTGATTCCTTTCACACGTATGAGAAATTCAACGGCAATACGCCCAAGGATAAACGCGGATACCGGTATCAGCTGAATGGCGAAGCGTCCGACCCCTACATCAAAATGCTCGGCGGTGAGTTCATCAACCACGGGCCGCAACAAGTGGCGACGGCGCTGGTGACGGATACGGAATTCCCCGGGATGGGCCCAGCGGGCGAAGCGATTCACGTAATGGAAGAGTGGTATTCACTCAAAGAGTTTTCCCCGATCAATCACGTGGTGCTCGTGATGCAAACGGCGGGCATGGAAGGCAGTGATTATCAGCGGCCGGACTATCCGCTTTCCTGGGCCAAGCCTTACGGCGAAGGCCGGGTTTGGTATAGCGGCATGGGCCATCGCGAGGACGTTTGGGAGGCGGAGTATTTCCAATCCATTCTCGTGGGAGCCATGGAATGGACGGGCGGTCGCACGGACGCGAACATCACGCCGAATCTGCTCGAAGCGGCTCCCGGCGCGCTGACCCTGCCGCCCGCCCGTTGAGGCGCGACCACGATCGACTAGTGGTGATGCATGTGCGCCGCCGCTGCGTCACCGGTGGGCCAAGGAAATGATCCCCGGGAGACTTCACGCGGGGTGCCACTGCCTTCGCGAATCACGAATTCCTGGTCCAACGCCAGACCTGTAAAGACCTGCGTCTTGCCGGTGGTGGGCCAGAAAATCTCCACGCGTTTGACGGCGGTGGCATCGCCCAGCCCGATTTCCTGGCGGAACGATGTCGCCCCGAAACTGCCTCCGCTGCTGACGACACGATGGATGGCGCGTTCGACGGATGGCGTTTGCACGACGACTTTTATTCGGGAGCCAACGCCGGGTCGGTTGGACTGCACGCCCTCGAGTTGCAGTTTGATCCAGTGATTGCCGTGTCCCGGATTGGCGAAAAGTTGGTTGGGGTAGTGGTCGCCCGAAAACGCGCCGCCGACCACCGCATACACGTCCTGAGCACCGTCGTGATTGAGATCGCCGAAAGCGATGGCGTGGCCCTTCTGCAGCTGTCCGAATCCGCCGGAAGTGGTGACATCCTGAAATCCGGTCCCGTCGTGGCCGCGGAACATCCGGTTGGGAATGATCGTGCCGAGGTGAGGATCTCCGGTGCCAACGTAAAAATCGAGCCAGCCGTCGTTGTCGAGATCGCCGAAGTTACCACCCATCATGTGGAGAATCTGGTCGAGCCCCGCTTCGGCGGACGCATCGGTGAAAGTGCCGTCGCCATTGTTGCGATAAAGGCGGGCTCGTTCGCCGGCGGTTTTGGAACCGAGCAGGTCGGCGAGAATGTCACCGGCGTTGCGTATCGAGTATCCGGTGACAAAGAGGTCGAGCCAGCCGTCGTTGTTGTAGTCAAAAAACCAGCACGGGAAGCTTTTCTGCGGGTCGGCCACTCCCGCTGTTTTCGTGACATCGGTAAATATCCAGTCGCTCTTCAAGTCGCCTGGCGAGGCGGGACCGTCATTGCGCAACAGGCGGTTGGGGCCCGTCAGTGAGGAGACGTAGAGGTCGGGGCGGCCGTCGTTGTTGAAATCGCCGCTGGTCACGCCTTTGACCCAGTCGACAATCGCGACACCGCTGGTCGCGGCGATGTCGGTGAAGGTGCCGTCCTGATTGTTGCGAAAGAGTTGGCACGCGTCGAACTCAGGGTCGCCGGGCACGGACTCATTGCCGATGAAAATGTCGAGCCAACCATCGCCGTTGAAATCGAACCATGTCGCGGTTTGCGTGGAATGGCCTTCGAGCAGTCCGGCGGCTTCCGTGACATCGGTGAACGTGTTGTCACCGTTGTTGCGCAGGAGGGAATTGGGGAAGCGGCCGTCTTTGGCGAGCCAGGCTCCGCGGAGCACGAGCACATCCATGAAGCCGTCATTGTCGATGTCGCCATGGATCATGTTGAGACCACCGAAAAGCCCGGTCAGGCCCGCGGTGTCGGTGAGTTCAGTGAACGAGCCGTCGCCGTTGTTGTGAAAGTAACGCAGCTGACCGTCGAAGCCCCACGCGGAGACCATGAGGTCAAGCCACCCATCCCGGTCAAAATCCTCCATCACGAGCCCACCAGAGAGGTCGTCCACGGCGAGGCCGAGCGAACCGGCGATATCTGGGAAACGTTTGATATCGTAGTCGGAGGCAAACACGCGTTCGGGGATAGCCCACCGGGAAGGCACGTTTTGCGGATATTCGCCCACGGTCATGTGCGCGATGTTGAGCAACCAAGCGGAGTAGGGGCTCGGCGCCATGTTGAGGATTTGGTTCAGCGTGCTGATGGCGGCGCGCGATCCGGCCTGATCCTGATGGATGCCACCGCCTTGAAGCGGGAGCAGGCAGGAGTCGGCGTTGTGGTGGAGGAGGCAGTTCGTTTGCTCCCCAATCCGCAATTCCGTGAGCGCTTTGAGCTCGAGGAGTTGGATGATTTGTTCGCGGGGAAGCGACACTCCGGAGCGACCGATCATACTGCCGAACTCCTCGATTTGAGCGAGAGCGGCTTCGGACTGGCCGTCATTGAGTAAAGCTTGCGCATAAGGCATCATCAACGGAAAGCGGTCCCGATCGGAGACGGCCTCGGCGAGCTGTTTTTCCAGCAGGGGCACGGCGATGTGGGGGAAAAACTGGGTCGTCGCACCGTCGAGTTGGATGTCAAGATTGGCGAGCCGCTCCACCATGCGCCGAGTGCTTTCCGGTTGGGCCGCGCTCAGGGTGAGGCATCCGGTGATCATGGCCGCTAGGCACCAATCACGTATCCGGCGTGGGGTGTTCACACGAAACGAGGGTAATGAGGAGAAATGAGGAAACATGAAAATGGGGTGACGACGGCACGTGAATCCTTGCCGTAATCGCACGGCGGGAGCGCGAAGTCTTCAGCGAATCCGCGGACGGACGCCGCGCAAGTCTCGTTCCCATATTGCGCGGCGCGGGCTGACGCCCGTTGAGCAATTTCAGCTGTCAGCCGCGGGCCAACCGGTCGGCACTGCGCCACTTGGCGGCGGGCACGTAGGCGACCGCGATCAATACGAGCTGGCTGAGGACAAAGGCGACGAGTGACCAGAAAGCCGCATCCATGAAGCCGTAGCTGTGCAAGCCTACACCGAGCATGTTGGTGCCAAACCAACTCCAACTCGTCACGATGTTACCAAAAACGGCCAGCGCCATGATGCCGCGCGTGCGGGCGATGCCTCCCCAGCGCGCGTGGAGCACGATGGCGTTCCAAATCACGATGAGCAGCGCGCCGTTCTCCTTGGGGTCCCAGCCCCAAAAACGGCCCCAGGACTGATCGGCCCAGATGCCGCCGAGAATGGTGCCGACCAGGCTGAACAAAGTCGCGAAACAAACGATGCCGTAGACCATGCGGGAGAGCGCGTCGGCGGTGGCTTTGTCCAATGATTTGGTGAAGACGCCGCGCACCACATAGATTAACGCCAGGAACCCGGCGAGGAAGGTCGCGGAGTAACCGATGGTGATAATGATGACATGCGTCGCCAACCAGAAGTTGGAATCGAGCACCGCCCGCATCATCTCGAGGGTGTCGCCTTGCAGCGACAAGTGATGAGCGATGAGCAACGTGCCGAAACCGATCAACCCGCCGGCCGTCGTGCCGATGCCGTTGCGATAGATGCGCTCCAATATAAGGCAGAGTCCGACGGCCCCCCAGCCGACAAAGAGGGCGGAGGAGTAGAGGTTGGTGACGGGGGGGCGGCCTTCGAGCCACATGCGGATCGCGATGCCAATCGTGGTGGCCACCCACGCCAGCGCCACGAGTTGCGCGCCGTATTTTTGCAGCGGCCGGGTCCAAACCAACCACGAGATGATGGCCATCAGGAATGCCACGACGTAGAGCACGGAGCTACGGTAGAAGGGTTCGGCTTGGTTGAACGTCGCTTCGATGCTGG is from Synoicihabitans lomoniglobus and encodes:
- a CDS encoding rolling circle replication-associated protein, with protein sequence MPFTTPNFWTERNAAAKRRQMKKRGMPDLDGGRFITLTVNRELAPKEGDHWRLLEPQEAYALGKDRLRRFITRLRKRYKIRRWFWKMELHQPDNNGLVYAHWHFWFDYGGHIPGEEITKAWGLGRTDIRRVRRKEWTYLFKYMCKQAGDLPDWLTTMRRVRLFQTSMGFFAGNDEAPPPDTPSPRQIDEIGETENNCAQKMDTIGERIVRWTRCVVARTTSSNGCVKHKLLVMQTERWGDLLAAFAELRFRCGISQEDCEIKTQKITTTWLTQLPPCLQGYT
- the ribF gene encoding riboflavin biosynthesis protein RibF, which gives rise to MKISPHIAGLAAASELPARPLHLAIGMFDGVHLGHRAVVEAAVISARRAGGLAAALTFDPHPSRLLRPDKAVPLLLPAREKARRLVATGLDTVITQPFTAEFAAVPADQFVPTLLNALPQLKAIYVGENWRFGRGRSGDVPQLNAAAKAHGLRVYSAPRVNLDGEPISSTRIRAALGAGDMDTVNALLGYTYGCEGTVTPGKRLGRSLGFPTLNLPWAPECAPRLGVYAVRAGSATNPGKMWNGVANFGLRPTVADPATAQPLLEVHLFETPPFDVGDELQVEWCAFLRAEQRFTGVDALREQIGRDRDSAREYFA
- the truB gene encoding tRNA pseudouridine(55) synthase TruB, translated to MLGAKKDFEGVLLVDKPTEHTSHDVVARLRGKLKMKRIGHAGTLDPSATGLLVMLVGKATRMSQYLMSAEKEYTGTITLGQVTNTQDADGEVLETRPVPELSEAEILAAMQSFKGDQYQTPPMFSAIKIDGVPLYKSARKGEDIEREPRFIRVMQYELKRWESPEVDFLVRSSKGTYVRTLAHDLGQKLGCGGHLKSLRRTASGDLRVEQSTTLEDLLAMPLTELEKRLLPVHQVAPRIAL
- a CDS encoding DHH family phosphoesterase, translated to MTDNAFCPTLAPSFRALLDEIQGRCVAVVGHARPDGDCIGSQVALARVLRALGHQAICVNQDAVPRRLEFCARGESFINMDGLGQGEIIAIFVDCADHERAGKKPRERFAQPFANIDHHVSNVGYATHNCVDAKAAATCEILAGLFLDLDLPVDAATAKALYAGIVTDTGQFRFASTTGNTFRLVSELVSRGADPVEAGFELYEREPLGKMQLLQHFLASFEMHADGRICIGTIARGVFDQTGTSPEDTEGLVDYARAIDGVEIGCLIEEKEDGAKASLRANDPVFRVDQVASQFNGGGHACAAGLNFTGLTTAEFRQRLVQALITRLHEVDASKRN
- a CDS encoding DUF6941 family protein, whose translation is MKVELFTICDFAADYGGKLNVVGIFDTIFAGQTPFVHPRWCVALKLRFEKMEEGDKKIRLSLVDDDGKSVLEQPIELNINVKLSPDQNQSIANIVLNLDRIQFNSFGEHAVDLAINGRHEGRLSLFTSQRQC
- the recN gene encoding DNA repair protein RecN; the encoded protein is MLQTLTIRNLALLEQVSLDFEAGFSVVTGETGAGKSILLGALSLLAGERADKTIIRQGTDTCEVEASLWLSEPAPLDDVLSELNLPVCDDGVLLLKRSLSRTRAPKISVNGSMCTLGNLQRLGEMWIDFHGPSEPRRLLKTGCQLELLDLYAQNKDALTQYAASYSNWRDALAERERVAQQDQLSPDQIDFLSGQLQRLDALELTVEAIETLERDFGRVSRAQELSELAQGLEAGLSGDDGISSQLAPMMRSARELAELDEDGKTLAERLNALSIEIADVAGEYAALGGQFSFEPEEIESLQERMNAWLEVKRKHGGDIEAVVAAREALRSQLDSQGDIEGTLAKLDQKIASAEKIARNQATALRKDRAKAAQALSKVAAKAIAQLGFKKAEFRIEVSASLDLGPTGDSDVTFLFSPNVGEEALPLNRIASSGELARVMLALKTVLADLDAVPVLVFDEVDANVGGEIGRVVGQQMAGIGRNHQVLCVTHLPQVAAQGSAHFVVEKDQSKQRVEVSIQPIHADRTMRVDELARMLGDRNARSARVHAEELLGQA
- a CDS encoding ThuA domain-containing protein; the encoded protein is MKPRLPLLLIALTLAVFGAASLSAETLKVLYFTKSSGYEHSVVRRGSMGEPSHSENVLKSLAAQHDIAFTFSKDGSLFSEDYLNQFDVVFFYTSGNLEMVGSDGNPPMSAAGKLALLSWVANGGGFMATHAGGDSFHTYEKFNGNTPKDKRGYRYQLNGEASDPYIKMLGGEFINHGPQQVATALVTDTEFPGMGPAGEAIHVMEEWYSLKEFSPINHVVLVMQTAGMEGSDYQRPDYPLSWAKPYGEGRVWYSGMGHREDVWEAEYFQSILVGAMEWTGGRTDANITPNLLEAAPGALTLPPAR